A window from Leptospira wolffii serovar Khorat str. Khorat-H2 encodes these proteins:
- a CDS encoding pyridoxal phosphate-dependent aminotransferase produces MSLREFFIEDRLERFRTEAPCNLGESGIRNFKLSEFAEILGLDLRDLGEISLSDSPNRGGRELREEISSLYSGVSPDQVLLTTGTGEALFIAFHLLLQKGDKVSLFWPAFQGLYEVPISLGAEILKVDVLSRLESQKSGFGEECLRLMFSPGLRLAICNHPHNPTGVVATEKDQSLILKSLSDFSGWTLFDEHYRFLSDKEDIGWSGACLGERAIATGSITKCFGVMGLRIGWLVGPEDWIQKARSMKDYLTHTVSPISEYLTLQLLRKRKPLQERIRKDLISNIRFFSEYWKELPGLEFFRAPEGGVVGFPKLQRGLDSRKFSDLLYEKAGVFVLPSADFETEGYLRIGFGETPDRFRAGLERWSRLGSETIALLNK; encoded by the coding sequence TTGAGTCTAAGAGAATTTTTCATAGAAGATCGTTTGGAAAGATTCCGAACCGAAGCCCCCTGCAATTTAGGGGAGAGCGGGATTCGCAATTTCAAACTTTCCGAATTCGCGGAAATTCTGGGTCTAGATCTGAGAGATCTGGGAGAAATCTCTCTGTCGGATTCTCCCAATAGGGGTGGTCGGGAACTCAGGGAAGAAATCTCCTCCTTGTATTCGGGCGTCTCTCCCGATCAGGTTTTACTGACTACGGGAACAGGAGAGGCCCTCTTTATCGCTTTTCATCTTCTTTTGCAAAAAGGGGACAAGGTTTCCTTGTTCTGGCCTGCCTTCCAAGGTTTGTATGAGGTTCCTATTTCTTTGGGAGCCGAGATTCTGAAAGTGGATGTTTTGTCTAGGCTCGAAAGCCAAAAATCCGGTTTCGGAGAGGAATGCTTGCGTCTTATGTTTTCTCCCGGACTCCGATTGGCGATTTGCAATCACCCTCATAATCCTACGGGAGTCGTAGCCACGGAGAAGGACCAAAGTCTGATTCTAAAATCGCTATCCGATTTCTCTGGCTGGACTTTATTCGACGAACATTACCGTTTTCTTTCGGACAAAGAGGATATAGGTTGGAGCGGTGCCTGTTTAGGAGAAAGAGCGATCGCTACCGGTTCCATCACGAAATGCTTCGGAGTCATGGGCCTCCGGATCGGTTGGTTAGTCGGACCTGAGGATTGGATCCAAAAAGCAAGATCCATGAAGGATTATTTGACTCATACCGTTTCACCGATCTCGGAGTATCTCACATTGCAATTACTTCGGAAAAGAAAACCCCTCCAGGAGAGAATACGTAAGGACCTGATTTCGAATATTCGTTTCTTTTCGGAATATTGGAAGGAACTTCCCGGGCTGGAATTCTTTCGGGCGCCGGAAGGAGGAGTCGTAGGATTTCCTAAATTGCAGCGGGGATTGGATTCTCGCAAATTCAGCGATTTGCTTTATGAAAAGGCGGGAGTATTTGTGCTTCCCTCCGCGGATTTCGAAACGGAAGGTTATTTGAGAATAGGATTCGGAGAGACACCGGATCGTTTCCGAGCGGGTTTGGAACGTTGGAGTAGGCTAGGGTCCGAAACTATAGCTCTCTTGAATAAATAA
- a CDS encoding LOG family protein, with the protein MGRTALEHEEFLKSVDAFHLRVLAEIDYPQSLFREGKIKDTICIFGSARILSPKECAEKEKKTLNEKEKKVFQKQKELSRYYEEARETAKLITNWGREISKEYRRMAVCTGGGPGIMEAANLGAREAGGPSLGLNIRLPFEQTVNPYVDPDVSVEFHYFFMRKLWFLRLSKGVVAFPGGFGTVDELFETLTLIQTGRNNLKIPVILYGSEFWNRVIHLDPMREYGLIEPWDLDLITYCDSPQEVLEVLKRKVPMEE; encoded by the coding sequence ATGGGAAGGACCGCGTTAGAACACGAAGAATTTTTGAAGTCGGTGGATGCATTCCACCTGAGAGTGCTTGCAGAAATCGATTATCCGCAAAGTCTATTTAGAGAAGGCAAGATCAAGGACACGATCTGCATCTTCGGATCCGCTCGTATTCTTTCTCCTAAAGAATGCGCGGAGAAGGAAAAGAAGACCTTAAACGAAAAAGAAAAAAAGGTCTTCCAAAAGCAGAAGGAGCTTTCTCGCTATTACGAAGAGGCCAGGGAAACTGCCAAACTAATCACGAATTGGGGGAGAGAGATCTCCAAAGAATACCGAAGAATGGCAGTCTGCACCGGAGGCGGACCCGGTATCATGGAGGCGGCGAATCTAGGAGCCAGGGAAGCGGGAGGACCGAGCCTGGGTTTGAATATCCGTCTCCCTTTTGAACAGACCGTGAATCCGTATGTGGATCCGGATGTGAGTGTGGAATTTCATTATTTCTTCATGAGAAAACTTTGGTTCCTTCGGCTTTCCAAAGGAGTCGTAGCCTTTCCGGGAGGTTTCGGGACAGTAGACGAGCTCTTCGAAACATTGACGCTCATACAAACCGGCAGGAATAACCTAAAGATCCCCGTCATTCTATACGGATCCGAATTTTGGAATCGAGTCATCCATTTGGATCCAATGCGGGAATATGGACTCATCGAACCCTGGGACTTGGATTTGATTACCTATTGCGATTCTCCCCAAGAGGTCTTGGAGGTGCTCAAGCGAAAGGTCCCTATGGAGGAGTGA
- the rpmB gene encoding 50S ribosomal protein L28, whose protein sequence is MARKCVVTGKGTIAGNNVSHSHLKTRRTWKINLIKKRIFLEDENRWVTVRISTRALRTLKKKGIKAAIKDHGGTLQAIAPKKYVGIQKKAVQA, encoded by the coding sequence ATGGCCAGAAAATGTGTCGTGACCGGGAAAGGAACGATTGCAGGAAACAATGTTTCCCACTCTCACCTGAAAACCCGTAGAACCTGGAAAATCAACCTGATTAAAAAGCGTATCTTCTTAGAAGATGAGAACCGCTGGGTCACCGTTCGTATTTCTACTCGTGCTTTGAGAACTCTTAAGAAAAAAGGAATCAAGGCTGCGATCAAAGATCACGGCGGTACATTGCAAGCTATTGCCCCCAAAAAATACGTCGGAATCCAAAAAAAGGCCGTCCAAGCCTAA
- a CDS encoding endonuclease III domain-containing protein, with protein MPPKNTSESKKRPSKPKFSATPEYVSRIYFLLRKEFGDVNSPLHYHKDYEFAISVILSAQCTDERVNEVTPHLFAAFPSLEALASAPLAKIEKIIYPTGFYRNKAKSVSGFANMLLNEYNGKLPKSIQELIKLPGIGRKTANVVLNEIHGISEGFVVDTHVKRVSKKLGLTKESDPVKVEKDLMKTVQAEYWMDLSLYFIFLGRKYCKAHRTLCETCVLNKECPSSSVT; from the coding sequence TTGCCCCCAAAAAATACGTCGGAATCCAAAAAAAGGCCGTCCAAGCCTAAGTTTTCCGCCACCCCTGAATATGTTTCCCGGATTTACTTCCTTTTACGGAAGGAATTCGGGGACGTAAATTCTCCTCTTCATTATCATAAAGATTACGAATTCGCTATTTCGGTGATTCTTTCCGCCCAATGCACGGATGAAAGAGTCAACGAGGTGACCCCTCATTTATTTGCCGCTTTTCCGAGTCTGGAGGCCTTGGCTTCCGCTCCTTTGGCAAAGATAGAGAAGATTATCTATCCCACAGGATTCTACAGAAATAAGGCAAAGTCGGTTTCGGGCTTTGCGAATATGCTTCTGAACGAATACAATGGAAAATTGCCCAAGTCTATCCAAGAGCTAATCAAGCTTCCCGGCATAGGCAGAAAAACGGCGAACGTAGTATTAAACGAAATCCACGGAATCTCCGAGGGCTTCGTAGTGGATACTCACGTAAAGAGGGTATCCAAGAAATTGGGTCTGACCAAAGAATCGGATCCGGTCAAGGTGGAGAAGGACCTCATGAAAACCGTGCAAGCGGAATACTGGATGGATCTTTCTCTCTATTTCATATTCTTAGGAAGGAAATACTGTAAGGCGCATCGCACTCTTTGTGAGACCTGCGTTTTGAATAAGGAATGTCCTTCTTCGAGCGTTACTTAA
- a CDS encoding acyl-CoA thioesterase: MEVFLDDKLQGMELSTQHIVMSRDLNQHGFLFGGQMLAWIDEGCAMYVMEKIRYSNIVTVSMDNVIFRSPGLLGDIIQIFSKIEKIGKSSITIRTTSIAKNQKTKEVREIIDCRVTYVCLDESGKAFHYFLQFDTEELLRR, from the coding sequence GTGGAAGTTTTTTTAGACGATAAACTGCAAGGTATGGAATTGAGTACCCAGCATATCGTGATGTCCCGAGACCTGAACCAACACGGTTTTCTTTTCGGAGGGCAGATGCTTGCCTGGATAGACGAAGGTTGCGCCATGTACGTGATGGAAAAAATCCGTTATTCGAATATAGTAACCGTAAGTATGGATAACGTCATTTTTCGCAGTCCCGGGCTCCTCGGCGATATCATCCAAATTTTCTCCAAGATTGAGAAGATAGGAAAGAGTTCGATTACCATTCGTACAACTTCCATCGCTAAGAACCAAAAGACCAAGGAAGTGAGAGAAATCATAGATTGTCGCGTGACCTACGTATGTTTGGACGAGTCCGGCAAGGCATTCCATTACTTCTTACAATTCGACACGGAAGAATTGCTTCGTAGATAA
- a CDS encoding peptide chain release factor family protein, with protein sequence MAARFPISPEKESALLNRMSKLGIQESDLEESFMRSGGKGGQNVNKVSTAVRLFHKPSGTEVKCSIHRTQGLNRYKARILLCEKLEEEARLASKIEDPEHAKIRKAKADRARKAKRKAQAKSSSGLKREFVPEEDWEEEYGDDWIREEGEIP encoded by the coding sequence ATGGCCGCCCGTTTTCCAATTTCTCCCGAAAAGGAATCCGCTCTTTTGAATAGAATGTCCAAGTTAGGAATCCAAGAATCCGATTTGGAGGAAAGCTTCATGCGTAGCGGAGGAAAGGGCGGTCAAAATGTGAACAAGGTCTCCACTGCGGTTCGCCTATTTCATAAACCGAGCGGAACCGAAGTAAAATGCTCCATACACCGCACGCAAGGACTCAATCGTTATAAAGCCAGGATTCTTCTCTGTGAAAAACTGGAAGAAGAGGCGAGACTTGCTTCCAAAATCGAGGATCCGGAACATGCTAAGATTCGAAAGGCGAAGGCGGATCGAGCTAGAAAAGCCAAAAGAAAGGCCCAAGCCAAATCCTCCTCCGGTCTAAAAAGAGAGTTCGTTCCCGAAGAGGACTGGGAAGAAGAATACGGGGACGACTGGATTCGCGAAGAAGGCGAAATTCCCTAA
- the uvrC gene encoding excinuclease ABC subunit UvrC has product MPEVVNHTLIVEKLKNLTGSPGCYLWKNSDGEIIYVGKAKNLDKRIRNYLKERQTDLKTRFLQREIFDLDWIATSTEKEALILEATLIKKHNPRFNVRLKDDKKYPYLCVSLSEPFPMVFVTRKIKDNGDRYFGPYTDVKTTREILDVIHRIFPVRKTKQTLPLPKPRRPCLNFQMGRCLGPCQGTVPVEDYRIVIDQIIQFLEGKKEILANELVRRMEEYSAKMDFEIAARYRDMLSKLQSFRQKQTVVSMDGGDEDVIAFARKEDEGQVVLMEVRGGRLENKKSFPIQGVRNSTEEEILSSFFRDYYLGAGMIPASIVVSYSLKEEAEAVLDFLQEKTGFRPKLKFPKAGEKRSLLKIAEKNAELSLTERLLATHYKDQTGALKEIQEMLQLSDPPHIIECYDISHFQGSFPVASGVMFVEGKPFKQGYRKYNIRGYEGINDPGMMHEVISRRLQRILNEDGVLPDLIVIDGGFTQLTKACEAAVEAGVPDLPMVGLAKKREEIYFPGEVTPYSFDMNSVGMRLLRHLRDEAHRFGVEHHRSRRNREALSGLIREVPDIGLKRSKLLLQAFSGQKKIEDATIEELLKVNGIGETLAEKIYSYFHSGNKIPTESLSPE; this is encoded by the coding sequence ATGCCGGAAGTAGTCAATCATACTCTAATCGTGGAAAAGCTGAAGAACCTAACCGGTTCTCCCGGCTGTTATCTTTGGAAAAACTCAGACGGAGAAATCATATACGTAGGAAAAGCCAAGAATCTAGATAAGAGAATTCGCAATTATCTAAAAGAAAGGCAGACGGATCTAAAGACCAGATTTTTGCAGAGGGAAATTTTCGATCTGGATTGGATCGCCACTTCCACCGAAAAAGAAGCCCTGATTCTTGAAGCCACTTTAATCAAGAAGCATAATCCCAGATTTAATGTAAGACTTAAGGACGACAAGAAATACCCTTATCTTTGTGTTTCCTTATCCGAACCGTTTCCCATGGTATTCGTTACTCGCAAAATCAAGGATAACGGAGACAGATATTTCGGACCTTATACGGATGTGAAAACCACTCGAGAGATTCTGGACGTGATTCATAGGATCTTTCCCGTTCGTAAAACCAAGCAAACTCTTCCCTTGCCCAAACCCCGTAGGCCTTGTCTGAATTTTCAAATGGGAAGATGCCTAGGCCCCTGCCAAGGAACCGTCCCGGTCGAAGATTATAGAATCGTAATCGATCAAATCATCCAATTCTTGGAAGGAAAGAAGGAAATTCTCGCGAATGAACTCGTTAGAAGAATGGAAGAATATTCCGCAAAAATGGATTTCGAGATCGCGGCAAGATACAGGGATATGCTCTCCAAATTGCAATCCTTCCGCCAGAAACAGACGGTAGTGAGTATGGACGGAGGGGACGAGGATGTGATCGCGTTCGCTAGAAAAGAGGATGAGGGACAGGTCGTTCTCATGGAGGTTCGTGGAGGAAGATTGGAGAACAAGAAATCCTTCCCGATCCAAGGGGTGCGAAATTCCACGGAAGAAGAGATTCTTTCCTCGTTCTTCCGGGATTATTATCTGGGTGCCGGAATGATTCCGGCTAGCATAGTCGTTTCCTACTCCTTGAAAGAGGAAGCCGAGGCGGTGTTGGACTTCCTACAGGAAAAGACCGGGTTCCGTCCTAAATTAAAATTCCCTAAAGCGGGAGAGAAGCGTTCCCTCCTGAAAATCGCGGAGAAAAATGCGGAGTTAAGTCTTACGGAAAGACTTTTGGCCACGCATTATAAGGACCAAACGGGAGCCTTAAAGGAAATCCAAGAGATGCTCCAGCTCTCCGATCCTCCTCATATCATAGAATGCTACGATATTTCCCATTTCCAAGGTTCCTTTCCCGTGGCAAGCGGAGTCATGTTCGTGGAAGGGAAACCTTTCAAGCAAGGATACAGAAAATATAATATTCGAGGTTATGAAGGAATCAACGACCCCGGAATGATGCACGAGGTCATTTCCAGGCGTTTGCAAAGAATCCTAAACGAGGACGGAGTCCTTCCCGATTTAATCGTAATAGACGGAGGTTTTACCCAATTGACCAAGGCCTGTGAGGCGGCGGTGGAAGCGGGAGTCCCCGATCTTCCCATGGTAGGCCTGGCTAAGAAAAGAGAGGAGATCTATTTTCCGGGAGAAGTCACTCCTTATTCCTTCGATATGAATTCTGTAGGAATGAGGTTACTACGCCATCTTAGGGACGAGGCGCATAGATTCGGAGTGGAGCACCATCGTTCTCGTAGAAACAGAGAAGCGCTTTCCGGTTTGATCCGAGAAGTTCCTGATATAGGACTCAAACGCAGCAAATTATTACTCCAGGCGTTTTCCGGACAGAAGAAGATTGAAGATGCTACGATCGAGGAACTTTTAAAAGTAAACGGAATCGGCGAAACTTTAGCCGAGAAAATCTATTCCTATTTCCATTCCGGAAACAAAATTCCGACAGAATCCCTCTCCCCAGAATAA
- a CDS encoding LIC11755 family lipoprotein, which translates to MEHSAIQRHRSKELILFFKLGSAKLLGGIFFYYLVWICAFAIHCKEEGNPPFYIPEARVGFSLRYEPESAKKTIISEETILEDLADSFCLQAGEENLEARICVSSSDLESVSNLRRSYEAWKKEELIPQFRILLSDGKTANIGTYKKKDLLKKIGNISFGFTGESGVFSNSSGIWDRTRYSRKLHRKGFSFFIYSGTEAVILPSIGSEGIYWLITFHSYHSEGEIRDRFESKNRSLVSQCREDLPRVAEIFGETESKIGRWIEIHNPHAFPICEADLEWELLGNRFSFPITIGAISPGETRVYGESSTKPENFLLSGIRWGDLKRVGELKFLRKGEAVSFHLPGGGYVFGEESYSWTKFGFSDCGRVNYSVSDSQIYCMDPGIPNQEPQPRDLPFCNVQDFRLEELNAIGLRKEGVVRKDWKYLDLEYLGNFTCDPSFLQVRWGSIFRPISLQNGIEPNSILTLGALPFLLQKPGFVYRDFSGGILGSSVSLQDRRSVTEKILWDGEFRTEYGIANRVILEKTNLSVVSLSFIEGFIRLHPEMDSETSDPVLNENRRSSPGFLFQGSSDENSSLKFTEVSWMGSYLESEPISKDRFIEIRKEEGNPDSAVLEIESSSGKISILFPIDGKFSLLSSGISTCFPKSEFWKDINFSLPSTGQNILRLYDPRSSSLWDEFHYSSSGPGINDTRNKIRKSASSYLENGVRIWKESAYAGDPFRNPACALTHANPGFAGGTP; encoded by the coding sequence ATGGAACATTCTGCAATTCAAAGGCATCGAAGCAAAGAGCTTATACTCTTTTTCAAATTAGGATCGGCTAAACTCTTAGGAGGAATCTTTTTCTATTATCTGGTTTGGATTTGCGCTTTCGCAATCCATTGCAAAGAAGAAGGGAATCCGCCGTTCTATATTCCGGAAGCCCGGGTAGGATTTTCTCTTCGGTACGAACCGGAATCAGCGAAGAAAACGATTATTTCCGAAGAAACTATACTCGAGGATTTAGCGGATTCATTCTGTTTACAAGCGGGAGAAGAGAATCTAGAGGCAAGAATCTGTGTTTCTTCTTCGGACCTGGAATCCGTTTCTAATCTTCGTAGATCGTATGAGGCTTGGAAAAAGGAAGAATTGATCCCTCAGTTTAGGATTCTTCTTTCGGATGGAAAAACCGCAAATATAGGAACTTATAAGAAGAAGGATCTTCTTAAAAAGATCGGGAATATTTCCTTCGGCTTTACCGGAGAATCGGGGGTATTCTCCAATTCCTCCGGAATCTGGGACCGCACTCGATATTCTCGCAAGCTACATAGAAAAGGATTTTCTTTCTTTATCTATTCAGGGACGGAAGCCGTTATTTTACCTTCGATCGGTTCGGAGGGGATCTATTGGCTCATCACTTTCCATTCTTATCATTCCGAAGGAGAAATCCGAGATAGATTCGAAAGCAAAAACCGATCTTTAGTTTCCCAATGCAGGGAAGACTTGCCTAGGGTAGCGGAAATTTTCGGCGAAACGGAATCGAAGATAGGCAGATGGATAGAGATCCATAATCCTCATGCCTTTCCGATTTGCGAAGCCGATTTGGAATGGGAACTTTTAGGGAATCGATTCTCTTTCCCGATAACGATAGGTGCAATCTCTCCGGGAGAAACTCGCGTTTACGGAGAATCGAGTACCAAACCGGAGAATTTTCTTCTCTCCGGGATTCGCTGGGGAGACCTGAAGAGAGTCGGAGAATTGAAATTTCTCCGAAAGGGAGAAGCGGTTTCCTTTCATTTGCCGGGAGGAGGCTATGTATTCGGAGAGGAGTCCTATTCTTGGACGAAATTCGGTTTTTCGGATTGCGGAAGAGTTAATTATTCCGTTTCCGATTCGCAAATCTATTGCATGGATCCGGGGATTCCGAATCAGGAACCGCAACCGAGGGATCTTCCTTTTTGCAATGTTCAAGATTTCCGCTTAGAGGAACTGAATGCGATCGGACTGAGAAAGGAAGGTGTTGTTCGTAAAGACTGGAAATATCTAGATCTAGAATATTTAGGAAATTTCACCTGCGATCCCTCCTTCCTGCAAGTGCGATGGGGGAGCATATTTAGGCCTATCTCATTGCAAAATGGCATAGAGCCGAATTCCATTCTCACTCTCGGCGCACTTCCTTTCCTTTTGCAGAAACCGGGCTTTGTTTATAGAGATTTTTCGGGAGGAATACTAGGAAGCTCCGTTTCTCTACAGGATAGAAGATCCGTTACGGAGAAAATTCTCTGGGATGGAGAATTTAGAACCGAGTATGGAATCGCAAACAGAGTTATATTAGAAAAAACGAATCTTTCGGTCGTTTCCCTGTCCTTCATCGAGGGATTTATCCGTTTGCATCCTGAAATGGATTCGGAGACTTCCGATCCGGTTCTAAACGAAAATCGTCGTTCTTCTCCTGGATTTCTTTTTCAAGGTAGTTCGGATGAAAATTCTTCCTTAAAATTTACGGAAGTATCCTGGATGGGATCTTATCTGGAATCGGAACCGATTTCCAAGGATCGATTTATAGAGATAAGAAAGGAGGAGGGAAATCCAGATTCTGCGGTATTGGAGATCGAATCCTCTTCTGGAAAGATTTCCATTTTGTTCCCGATCGATGGAAAATTCTCTCTATTATCTTCCGGAATCTCGACTTGTTTTCCGAAATCAGAATTTTGGAAGGATATTAATTTCAGCCTTCCGTCCACCGGCCAGAACATTTTACGTTTGTACGATCCGCGTTCTTCAAGTCTCTGGGATGAATTCCATTATTCTTCTTCCGGGCCCGGAATCAACGACACCAGAAATAAGATTCGCAAATCGGCTTCTTCTTACTTAGAGAATGGTGTTCGAATTTGGAAGGAAAGCGCTTATGCGGGAGATCCATTCCGAAATCCAGCCTGCGCCCTTACACATGCGAACCCAGGATTTGCAGGAGGAACTCCATGA
- a CDS encoding LA_2168 family protein encodes MKRFLLLFFLLILSGPFLRAEDKVEEKRKSEKFSVSFWQFRMKGTSQTEIFGGISQPISFHLYLKGDKENSEYDLELDAITNSTNGLRVIPGRNAYFGIIAKGFLWGIGRRSDPISFPAWEFWKDGVEGVFAESREGGFKVRFDLMDLYRGFPLLENQWLILQGRRDFLPDFAASELLSDTKSDSFALSRYRAGIQVFGTLDNIWVLNCRVRYLSLGDWGRFGSETKEARAQQEIGDKDYLTEWKLGLGYLGRVFYFSADAFLSRGMDKTAGNRFRVEKSIPISGEALRFDTGFYFPGIRISFFGFLPDREKRNSQGEILELGFVGMGSTPLSNPILGQVWGFYPAAWVTGSGLEKEDTIYPGKKSAGLIGIQAEGKMGEIRFGVRYTYISFLDTKVETSGRWSLSTSSFSKDFVREAVIHISWFPFPPESDYIRLDLGGFESQDALGLKQWFLLLRLGAAWE; translated from the coding sequence ATGAAAAGATTTCTCCTACTCTTTTTTTTGCTGATATTGTCCGGTCCGTTTTTGAGAGCCGAGGACAAGGTAGAAGAGAAACGTAAGTCGGAAAAGTTTTCCGTTTCCTTTTGGCAGTTTCGTATGAAAGGAACAAGCCAAACTGAGATATTCGGCGGCATTTCTCAACCTATTTCCTTTCATCTGTATTTGAAGGGGGATAAGGAGAATTCGGAATATGATCTTGAATTAGATGCGATCACGAACTCGACAAACGGTTTAAGAGTGATTCCGGGAAGAAACGCATATTTCGGAATCATCGCCAAAGGATTCTTGTGGGGAATCGGGAGAAGATCGGATCCGATCTCTTTTCCTGCTTGGGAATTTTGGAAAGATGGAGTGGAGGGAGTCTTTGCGGAATCCAGAGAAGGCGGCTTCAAGGTTCGTTTCGATCTAATGGATTTGTATCGGGGGTTTCCCTTGTTGGAGAATCAATGGCTGATTTTACAAGGGAGAAGAGATTTTTTACCGGATTTCGCAGCCTCCGAACTTCTTAGCGATACGAAATCCGATTCCTTCGCCTTAAGCAGATATAGGGCCGGTATCCAGGTTTTCGGAACATTGGACAATATATGGGTTTTGAATTGTAGAGTGCGTTATCTGTCTTTAGGCGATTGGGGTAGATTCGGATCGGAGACTAAGGAGGCGAGAGCGCAACAAGAAATCGGAGATAAAGACTACTTAACCGAATGGAAATTAGGACTCGGATATCTGGGAAGAGTTTTCTATTTTTCCGCCGACGCATTTCTTTCTAGAGGAATGGATAAAACGGCAGGCAATCGCTTTCGTGTCGAAAAATCGATACCGATCTCCGGAGAAGCGTTACGCTTCGATACGGGATTTTATTTTCCCGGCATTAGAATTTCTTTCTTCGGCTTTCTTCCCGATCGGGAGAAGCGCAACTCCCAAGGAGAGATATTGGAGCTTGGATTTGTGGGAATGGGATCCACTCCTCTATCCAATCCGATTCTCGGTCAGGTTTGGGGTTTCTATCCGGCCGCCTGGGTCACCGGTTCCGGCTTAGAAAAAGAGGATACGATTTATCCGGGCAAGAAGTCCGCCGGACTGATCGGTATACAAGCGGAAGGCAAGATGGGAGAGATCCGTTTCGGTGTTCGATATACGTATATTTCCTTTTTGGATACGAAAGTAGAAACCTCCGGTAGATGGAGTCTTTCTACTTCCTCTTTTAGCAAGGATTTCGTTAGGGAAGCGGTAATCCATATCTCCTGGTTTCCGTTCCCGCCGGAATCCGATTATATTCGCCTGGATCTGGGAGGATTCGAGTCCCAGGACGCCTTAGGGCTAAAACAGTGGTTTTTGCTTTTGAGATTGGGGGCGGCATGGGAATGA